A single window of Leishmania braziliensis MHOM/BR/75/M2904 complete genome, chromosome 27 DNA harbors:
- a CDS encoding kinetoplast-associated protein-like protein: MQHHENINKPLYKIEEAEEAARIQAEAEEAARIQAEAEEAARIQAEAEEAARIQAEAEEAARIQAEAEEAARIQAEAEEAARIQAEAEEAARIQAEAEEAARIQAEAEEAARIQAEAEEAARIQAEAEEAARIQAEAEEAARIQAEAEEAARIQAEAEEAARIQAEAEEAARIQAEAEEAARIQAEAEEAARIQAEAEEAARIQAEAEEAARIQAEAEEAARIQAEAEEAARIQAEAEEAARIQAEAEEAARIQAEAEEAARIQAEAEEAARIQAEAEEAARIQAEAEEAARIQAEAEEAARIQAEAEEAARIQAEAEEAARIQAEAEEAARIQAEAEEAARIQAEAEEAARIQAEAEEAARIQAEAEEAARIQAEAEEAARIQAEAEEAARIQAEAEEAARIQAEAEEAARIQAEAEEAARIQAEAEEAARIQAEAEEAARIQAEAEEAARIQAEAEEAARIQAEAEEAARIQAEAEEAARIQAEAEEAARIQAEAEEAARIQAEAEEAARIQAEAEEAARIQAEAEEAARIQAEAEEAARIQAEAEEAARIQAEAEEAARIQAEAEEAARIQAEAEEAARIQAEAEEAARIQAEAEEAARIQAEAEEAARIQAEAEEAARIQAEAEEAARIQAEAEEAARIQAEAEEAARIQAEAEEAARIQAEAEEAARIQAEAEEAARIQAEAEEAARIQAEAEEAARIQAEAEEAARIQAEAEEAARIQAEAEEAARIQAEAEEAARIQAEAEEAARIQAEAEEAARIQAEAEEAARIQAEAEEAARIQAEAEEAARIQAEAEETARIQAEAEEAARIQAESPVVGRVSSDTDVEGVRGYVSVNAAELKAANIERCGGYSRAVQRRVAKHRRASFAAHFVEKPLFDRAPRSVAPVAQVVTESNQKGQFVAGFFFAILAVFAVCGVMLR, translated from the coding sequence ATGCAGCACCATGAAAACATTAATAAACCTCTCTACAAGAtagaggaggccgaggaggctgcccgtattcaggccgaggcggaggaggctgcccgtattcaggccgaggcggaggaggctgcgcgtattcaggccgaggcggaggaggctgcccgtattcaggccgaggcggaggaggctgcgcgtattcaggccgaggcggaggaggctgcccgtattcaggccgaggcggaggaggctgcgcgtattcaggccgaggcggaggaggctgcgcgcattcaggccgaggcggaggaggctgcgcgtattcaggccgaggcggaggaggctgcccgtattcaggccgaggcggaggaggctgcccgtattcaggccgaggcggaggaggctgcgcgcattcaggccgaggcggaggaggctgcccgtattcaggccgaggcggaggaggctgcgcgcattcaggccgaggcggaggaggctgcgcgcattcaggccgaggcggaggaggctgcgcgcattcaggccgaggcggaggaggctgcccgtattcaggccgaggcggaggaggctgcgcgcattcaggccgaggcggaggaggctgcgcgcattcaggccgaggcggaggaggctgcgcgcattcaggccgaggcggaggaggctgcgcgtattcaggccgaggcggaggaagctgcgcgcattcaggccgaggcagaggaggctgcccgtattcaggccgaggcggaggaggctgcgcgtattcaggccgaggcggaggaggctgcccgtattcaggccgaggcggaggaggctgcgcgcattcaggccgaggcggaggaagctgcgcgcattcaggccgaggcggaggaggctgcccgtattcaggccgaggcggaggaggctgcgcgcattcaggccgaggcggaggaggctgcccgtattcaggccgaggcggaggaggctgcgcgcattcaggccgaggcggaggaggctgcgcgtattcaggccgaggcggaggaggctgcgcgcattcaggccgaggcggaggaggctgcgcgcattcaggccgaggcggaggaggctgcgcgtattcaggccgaggcggaggaggctgcgcgtattcaggccgaggcggaggaggctgcgcgcattcaggccgaggcggaggaggctgcccgtattcaggccgaggcggaggaggctgcgcgcattcaggccgaggcggaggaggctgcgcgtattcaggccgaggcggaggaggctgcgcgcattcaggccgaggcggaggaggctgcgcgtattcaggccgaggcggaggaagctgcgcgcattcaggccgaggcagaggaggctgcgcgtattcaggccgaggcggaggaggctgcccgtattcaggccgaggcggaggaggctgcgcgcattcaggccgaggcggaggaggctgcccgtattcaggccgaggcggaggaggctgcgcgcattcaggccgaggcggaggaggctgcccgtattcaggccgaggcggaggaggctgcgcgcattcaggccgaggcggaggaggctgcgcgtattcaggccgaggcggaggaggctgcgcgtattcaggccgaggcggaggaggctgcgcgcattcaggccgaggcggaggaggctgcccgtattcaggccgaggcggaggaggctgcgcgcattcaggccgaggcggaggaggctgcgcgtattcaggccgaggcggaggaggctgcccgtattcaggccgaggcggaggaggctgcgcgcattcaggccgaggcggaggaggctgcccgtattcaggccgaggcggaggaggctgcgcgtattcaggccgaggcggaggaggctgcgcgcattcaggccgaggcggaggaggctgcccgtattcaggccgaggcggaggaggctgcgcgtattcaggccgaggcggaggaggctgcccgtattcaggccgaggcggaggaggctgcgcgcattcaggccgaggcggaggaggctgcgcgcattcaggccgaggcggaggaggctgcccgtattcaggccgaggcagaggaggctgcgcgtattcaggccgaggcggaggaggctgcccgtattcaggccgaggcggaggaggctgcgcgcattcaggccgaggcggaggaggctgcccgtattcaggccgaggcggaggaggctgcgcgcattcaggccgaggcggaggaggctgcgcgtattcaggccgaggcggaggaggctgcccgtattcaggccgaggcggaggaggctgcgcgtattcaggccgaggcggaggaggctgcccgtattcaggccgaggcggaggaggctgcgcgcattcaggccgaggcggaggaggctgcgcgcattcaggccgaggcggaggagactgcccgtattcaggccgaggcggaggaggctgcgcgcattcaggccgagtCTCCGGTAGTTGGACGGGTCTCTAGTGATACTGATGTAGAAGGAGTTCGTGGATATGTTTCTGTGAATGCGGCAGAGTTGAAGGCGGCGAATATTGAGCGTTGCG